From a region of the Malania oleifera isolate guangnan ecotype guangnan chromosome 12, ASM2987363v1, whole genome shotgun sequence genome:
- the LOC131144439 gene encoding LOW QUALITY PROTEIN: adenylate-forming reductase 03009 (The sequence of the model RefSeq protein was modified relative to this genomic sequence to represent the inferred CDS: deleted 1 base in 1 codon): MLLQQNMENPEKVPRFPSFSGVAFEIKSHTDPFAVSVPISSCSKRFWLPENQRSSQRVYPSFDTLQRSLSQASSHFCDLDDDETEDDAHAAREDVEEGRNQDDQTHNVAVPLPQSKAAPKKNNTRLKIILLDQGLFSVYKRLFLLTLILNVAALVIAACGHFPYAKRKAVLFSIGNLFALTLCRSEAFMRAVFWLAVKALGRPWVPLPLKTVATSFLQSLGGIHSGCGVSCIAWLVFSLVLTVEDRGNTSREIIAVASTILALLSLSASAAFPLVRHLHHNAFERIHRFAGWASLSLLWAFILLTSSYNPNSKTYQPSVMVLIKEQEFWLTLCTTILIIVPWLTVRRVPVEVFSPSTHASIIKFAGGVKPGMLGRISPSPLSEWHAFGIISDGGNEHLMLAGAVGDFTKSLVATPPSHLWVRKVRFAGLPYLVNMYGRVVLVARVRAYACSCRFCCSRVRRMCAWFGWRKGLSRISGRR, translated from the exons ATGCTTCTGCAACAAAATATGGAAAACCCAGAAAAGGTTCCGAGGTTCCCCAGCTTCAGTGGCGTGGCCTTTGAAATCAAATCCCATACTGACCCTTTTGCAGTCTCAGTCCCCATCTCAAGTTGCAGCAAAAGGTTTTGGCTTCCAGAAAACCAGAGGAGCTCCCAGAGAGTGTACCCATCTTTTGACACATTGCAGAGGTCCCTAAGCCAAGCCAGCAGCCACTTCTGCGATCTCGACGATGACGAAACCGAAGACGACGCTCATGCCGCCCGGGAGGATGTCGAAGAAGGCCGAAACCAAGACGACCAAACGCACAATGTTGCAGTTCCACTTCCACAGTCCAAAGCCGCTCCCAAAAAGAATAACACTAGACTGAAAATTATACTTCTTGATCAAGGCTTGTTCAGCGTCTACAAGCGCCTGTTTCTACTTACCTTGATTCTTAACGTCGCTGCCTTGGTTATCGCTGCCTGTGGTCATTTCCCGTATGCAAAGCGCAAGGCAGTCCTCTTCTCCATTGGTAACCTCTTTGCGCTCACTCTATGCCGAAGCGAGGCCTTCATGCGAGCCGTGTTCTGGCTCGCGGTGAAGGCCTTGGGACGACCGTGGGTGCCGCTTCCGCTCAAGACTGTCGCCACCTCCTTTCTCCAAAGCCTGGGCGGGATACACAGCGGCTGCGGAGTCTCCTGCATCGCGTGGCTCGTCTTCTCCCTAGTTCTCACGGTTGAAGACAGAGGGAACACTTCCCGCGAGATAATAGCCGTCGCCTCCACCATACTCGCTCTCCTCTCCCTCTCTGCCTCCGCGGCGTTCCCTCTCGTCCGCCACCTCCACCACAACGCCTTCGAGAGAATCCACCGGTTTGCGGGATGGgcatctctctcccttctctgGGCCTTCATCCTCCTCACTAGTTCTTACAACCCAAACTCCAAAACTTACCAACCTAGTGTCATGGTACTGATTAAGGAGCAAGAGTTTTGGCTCACCCTTTGCACTACAATACTAATAATCGTCCCGTGGTTGACGGTGAGGCGCGTCCCGGTCGAGGTTTTCTCTCCTTCTACACACGCGAGCATTATCAAGTTCGCTGGCGGAGTGAAGCCCGGGATGCTAGGCCGAATCAGCCCGTCTCCCTTATCGGAGTGGCACGCCTTCGGCATCATCTCCGACGGGGGGAACGAGCACCTGATGCTCGCAGGCGCGGTCGGCGACTTCACAAAGTCGCTGGTCGCGACCCCGCCGAGCCACCTGTGGGTTCGGAAGGTGCGCTTTGCGGGTCTGCCTTATCTGGTGAACATGTACGGGAGGGTGGTGCTGGTGGCG CGGGTTCGGGCATATGCGTGTTCCTGTCGTTTCTGCTGCAGCCGTGTGCGGCGGATGTGTGCCTGGTTTGGGTGGCGAAAGGGATTGAGCAGAATTTCGGGAAGGAGATAA